The genomic DNA aaatgagtaatgAGTATTGTGGCAAAGCAATATTGTATTTCTAGAGTGAAGGTCAATAATGCATATTTCATGTCTCACCAACTATTAATGAGAACATAAACCAACGTAAGTGATACCCTTTCCCATTGTTGTTAGTCAGTGATGTGCTCATTGTTTCCAGAAATAATATTATGTCTTTTAAATCAATCACGTCTTTGAGGAACATAATAATTGTAATCATTGTTTGAGGCCATgtgaatattttcaaacataGAAAATGCTTTGTCCTATGTTTTACAGCCTGGCATTTTGCATATTGGTGTCTCTTCTATGTTATTTTGAATACATGATGAAAGATAAATTCATCCATCTTTACTCCCCAAGATAACAAAGGTAAGGCTTACAGAAGAGCTTTAGAAAGTCACATAACCTCATGACTGACATCTAGATTTAGATCAGTTTCCCAACTGTTTAtcaagatattttttattattgtcatACAGATTACAATGCCTCTTTAAAGAGTGATTATTGACTAAGTAATATTCTGAGTGTATTAAAAGACAATTGCAGAAGAAATTGTGTGCTGCCTTACACATATTTTATGAGTGCCTGGAATCATTAAACATTCATCTGCCACTTTCTTGATCATTTTCTCAAAAGTTTAGGCGAGAAGAAAGAAGCATGGATAGAGGTAACTGCTCCTCCGTGACTGAATTTATTTTCTTGGGAATTACCAATAACCCTGGGATGAAGGGGGCCCTATTTACAGTATTTCTTGTTGCTTATATTATTAACTTTCTGGCAAATCTTGGAATGATCATTTTAAGTAGAATGGATTCCCGGCTGCACACACCAATGTACTTTTTCCTCAGCCACCTCTCCTTCTCTGACCTCTGCTATTCCACAGCAATTGGGCCCAAGATGCTGGTCGACATATTTGCCAAGAACAAATCAATTCCCATTGTTGGCTGTGCTCTGCAATTCTTGATCTTCTGTATCTTTGAAGATGCTGAGTGTCTGTTGTTCGCAGCGATGGCCTTTGATTGGTACAAGGCCATCAGCAACCCCTTGCTCTATACGGTCAACGTGTCCAGCACAGTGTGCTCCCTGCTCACGGCTGGGGTTTACATGGTAGGGTTTACAGATGCTCTGATGTACGCAACACTTATATTCCGTTTATGCTTCTGTGGGTCAAATGTGATtaaccatttcttctgtgatgcTCCACCTCTTCTCTTGCTGTCTTGCTCAGATACACAAGTCAATGAACTAATGCTATTCATCGTATTTGGTTTAATTGAACTGAGCTCCATTTCAGGAGTTCTTGTCTCTTACTGTTACATAATCCTATCCGTCTTGAAGATCCACTCTGCTGAGGGGAGGCTCAAAGCTTTCTCCACCTGCACCTCC from Manis pentadactyla isolate mManPen7 chromosome 9, mManPen7.hap1, whole genome shotgun sequence includes the following:
- the LOC130684695 gene encoding olfactory receptor 5W2-like, with the protein product MDRGNCSSVTEFIFLGITNNPGMKGALFTVFLVAYIINFLANLGMIILSRMDSRLHTPMYFFLSHLSFSDLCYSTAIGPKMLVDIFAKNKSIPIVGCALQFLIFCIFEDAECLLFAAMAFDWYKAISNPLLYTVNVSSTVCSLLTAGVYMVGFTDALMYATLIFRLCFCGSNVINHFFCDAPPLLLLSCSDTQVNELMLFIVFGLIELSSISGVLVSYCYIILSVLKIHSAEGRLKAFSTCTSHLTAVAIFQGTILFMYFRPSYSYSLDQDKMTSLFYTLVIPMLNPLIYSLRNKDVKEALKKLKTTSCF